From the genome of Candidatus Electrothrix communis, one region includes:
- the rsmB gene encoding 16S rRNA (cytosine(967)-C(5))-methyltransferase RsmB, which yields MMQKKVLTSRSLALETLVQWAGSGKPMQGFINRIIHDSGLKNEERQLAVMLVMGVLREQEYLDIVISRFSKTKLAKMKPLTLAALRIGIVQICCLERIPDSAAVNETVKSLKKMGQPTWLCSFVNGTLRNIARNKESLPGPESAGPGETPVLNHPAWLTERWQKHFGTEQMQAICQVNNTEPTLCLQVNQARTDRETLATHFAEQGIRTEPGSFAPDSLILPEQRGAVTGLPGFAEGLFQVQDQAARLACELLGPFKEQGRYLDGCAGLGGKTCILAALLPQEASLFAVDPDQRRFRLLQENLQRQGLAERVNIMQQELQEVAASEQCVSGGLFDGILIDAPCTGTGVIRKHPDIRWNRQPEDFVASQEQQLALLRTAAALVKPGGVLVYATCSLEPEENQEVIEQFLSSFAAFELTNCRDFLPEAAASFVDAKGFFAPLPTEEIEGFFAARLVRKV from the coding sequence ATGATGCAGAAGAAGGTACTCACCTCCCGAAGTTTGGCGCTGGAAACCCTGGTGCAATGGGCTGGCAGCGGAAAACCGATGCAGGGTTTTATCAACAGGATTATTCATGACTCTGGCCTGAAAAACGAGGAGCGTCAGCTGGCCGTTATGCTGGTCATGGGAGTCTTGCGGGAACAGGAATATCTTGATATTGTTATCAGCCGCTTCTCTAAAACCAAGCTGGCCAAAATGAAGCCGCTGACCCTGGCTGCCCTGCGGATCGGGATTGTGCAGATCTGCTGCTTGGAGCGCATTCCGGATTCGGCAGCGGTCAACGAGACCGTTAAGTCCCTCAAGAAGATGGGGCAACCCACGTGGCTTTGCAGTTTTGTTAACGGCACCCTGCGTAATATTGCGAGAAATAAGGAGAGCCTGCCGGGGCCGGAAAGCGCAGGGCCTGGGGAAACACCGGTGCTCAATCATCCTGCTTGGCTGACCGAGCGTTGGCAGAAGCATTTCGGGACGGAGCAGATGCAGGCTATTTGCCAAGTCAATAATACGGAACCAACCCTCTGTCTCCAGGTTAATCAGGCGCGAACAGATCGGGAGACCCTGGCTACGCATTTTGCAGAGCAGGGGATACGAACCGAGCCGGGGAGCTTTGCTCCAGACAGCCTGATTCTTCCTGAGCAACGGGGGGCGGTGACAGGCTTACCGGGTTTTGCTGAAGGCCTGTTTCAGGTCCAGGATCAGGCAGCTCGCTTGGCCTGTGAGCTTCTGGGACCGTTTAAAGAGCAGGGCCGTTATCTGGACGGCTGTGCTGGCTTGGGCGGTAAGACCTGTATTCTTGCTGCGCTTCTCCCTCAGGAAGCCTCTCTTTTTGCGGTTGATCCGGATCAGCGACGTTTTCGCTTGCTGCAAGAAAATCTTCAACGACAGGGCCTTGCTGAGCGGGTTAATATTATGCAACAAGAGTTGCAGGAGGTTGCAGCCTCAGAACAATGTGTTTCTGGTGGTTTATTTGACGGCATCCTCATTGATGCGCCTTGTACCGGCACCGGGGTTATCCGCAAACATCCTGATATCCGCTGGAACCGGCAGCCGGAAGACTTTGTTGCTTCTCAGGAACAACAGCTTGCGCTGCTGCGGACGGCTGCGGCCTTGGTCAAACCGGGCGGGGTGTTGGTCTATGCCACCTGTTCCCTTGAGCCAGAGGAAAATCAAGAGGTGATTGAGCAGTTTCTCAGCTCCTTTGCTGCCTTTGAGCTGACTAATTGCCGGGATTTTCTGCCTGAAGCCGCTGCCTCTTTTGTTGATGCAAAGGGCTTTTTTGCTCCTCTGCCCACAGAGGAGATCGAAGGCTTTTTTGCGGCTCGGTTGGTGCGTAAGGTTTAA
- a CDS encoding YHS domain-containing protein: protein MSPQRLLLLALLLYIAWRLLRSLIRDKITQEAKSQLRKESEQAEKTTVQDILVEDPVCRTLIPKHQAVRLRQDGKTYYFCSDSCCDEFTGKPGGKE, encoded by the coding sequence ATGAGTCCACAGCGCTTACTTCTTCTCGCCCTCCTTCTCTATATTGCTTGGCGATTACTGCGAAGCCTGATCCGTGATAAAATCACGCAAGAAGCCAAAAGCCAGCTCCGAAAAGAATCCGAGCAGGCTGAAAAAACAACTGTCCAGGATATCTTGGTCGAAGACCCGGTATGTCGAACCCTGATCCCTAAACATCAGGCAGTTCGTTTGCGTCAGGACGGAAAAACCTATTATTTTTGCAGCGATTCCTGCTGCGATGAATTTACCGGCAAGCCGGGAGGAAAAGAATGA
- a CDS encoding SAM-dependent methyltransferase gives MNTKKPSMTARKVALNLITLGSQPGMTAILPQGIVDATAKLLVASGVVGERTIRWARSPKMVAVYNAFDWMLPGQFEAFGQRKAFCEQQVRDGISTGAVQILVLGAGYDTLCWRLAAEFPGVHFFEIDHPATAALKSKGIDAMGRRENLHLIAEDLGERKLLDVLRADTTWDINAQSVIIAEGLVMYLTTEAVQSLFSQCAAIVGKGSRFAFSYIPEGADGRPHVGRWTGLMLWLQNVVGEPWIWSVRPEGLASFLQEHGWREVQKDSGRHGVEFFAVATTSSSAWPQVTLPSSVTIFPTSH, from the coding sequence ATGAATACAAAAAAACCGAGCATGACCGCTCGAAAGGTTGCGCTGAACCTTATAACCCTTGGCTCGCAACCTGGGATGACAGCAATTCTTCCTCAAGGGATTGTTGATGCCACTGCAAAATTACTCGTTGCCTCCGGTGTTGTCGGGGAAAGAACTATCAGGTGGGCTCGCTCTCCCAAAATGGTTGCTGTGTATAACGCGTTTGACTGGATGCTGCCTGGACAGTTTGAGGCTTTCGGCCAGCGAAAGGCATTCTGCGAACAGCAAGTACGGGACGGTATCAGCACTGGGGCCGTCCAGATCCTTGTCCTCGGCGCAGGATACGATACCTTGTGCTGGCGATTGGCAGCGGAATTTCCAGGTGTACACTTCTTTGAAATTGATCATCCCGCCACAGCTGCTCTTAAATCGAAAGGGATTGATGCCATGGGAAGAAGAGAGAATCTTCACCTGATTGCTGAAGACCTGGGTGAGAGAAAACTGCTTGATGTTCTGAGAGCTGATACAACCTGGGATATCAATGCGCAAAGCGTTATCATCGCCGAAGGTCTGGTCATGTATTTAACAACGGAAGCCGTGCAATCGTTGTTCAGTCAATGTGCTGCAATTGTCGGTAAGGGTTCTCGCTTTGCCTTTTCCTATATTCCCGAAGGAGCAGATGGTCGGCCCCACGTCGGACGCTGGACGGGTTTGATGCTCTGGCTGCAAAACGTCGTTGGCGAGCCCTGGATATGGAGCGTCCGGCCTGAAGGACTTGCGTCTTTCCTGCAAGAACATGGTTGGCGAGAGGTGCAGAAGGATTCTGGGCGGCATGGGGTGGAATTTTTTGCTGTTGCGACAACGTCATCGTCGGCATGGCCTCAGGTTACACTGCCAAGCAGCGTCACCATTTTTCCGACCAGCCACTGA
- a CDS encoding GNAT family N-acetyltransferase: MASGYTAKQRHHFSDQPLKHAAGYSALRVKAVKILCGPLIRILETIVEDDFYLLSLTVERELRNEGVGSMLMDAVEDRARASGATRLSLDVSANNKGARGLYEQRGITVESQWPKRLVIPGVKLLRMTKPL, from the coding sequence ATGGCCTCAGGTTACACTGCCAAGCAGCGTCACCATTTTTCCGACCAGCCACTGAAGCACGCTGCGGGCTACTCTGCTTTGCGAGTGAAGGCCGTGAAAATACTCTGTGGACCACTCATTCGTATTCTCGAAACCATCGTTGAGGACGATTTCTATCTCCTGTCTCTTACTGTGGAGAGAGAGCTTCGCAACGAAGGCGTCGGCTCTATGTTGATGGATGCTGTCGAAGATCGTGCCCGCGCCAGCGGAGCAACTCGACTCTCCCTTGACGTTTCAGCCAACAACAAGGGCGCTCGTGGACTCTACGAGCAGCGTGGGATAACCGTTGAATCACAGTGGCCGAAGCGTCTGGTTATACCGGGAGTAAAACTCCTTCGGATGACGAAACCACTTTGA
- a CDS encoding transglycosylase SLT domain-containing protein, producing MSGEEIYRYIDKYGVAHYTNVPTDRYKPVPLSPLSTPQEEGISFRTPKVRSTNRKALKLRSGERWKYTDNTRFDKHIRHAARAHKVDPMLIKAIIKAESNFNCNAVSSKGAQGLMQLMPATAKDLEVKDPFNPRENIYGGTKYMKWLLKRFNGDVRLSVAAYNAGPARIRKKKIPRIPETIAYVAKVLRQYKAYKKERKPQRAAPRPTVAMTTSIRVRKIVTVN from the coding sequence GTGTCAGGAGAAGAAATTTACAGATATATAGATAAATATGGCGTTGCCCATTACACCAATGTTCCCACGGATCGCTACAAACCAGTCCCTCTCTCTCCTCTCTCAACACCCCAGGAAGAGGGAATATCGTTTCGAACCCCGAAAGTACGCAGCACAAATCGAAAGGCGCTGAAACTTCGTAGCGGGGAGCGTTGGAAGTATACTGACAACACCCGATTTGACAAGCATATCCGGCATGCGGCCCGAGCCCATAAGGTGGACCCCATGCTGATTAAGGCGATTATTAAGGCGGAATCCAACTTTAATTGCAATGCTGTCTCATCAAAAGGTGCACAGGGTCTGATGCAGCTGATGCCTGCCACGGCAAAAGATCTTGAGGTGAAAGACCCCTTTAATCCTCGGGAAAATATCTACGGTGGGACCAAGTACATGAAATGGTTACTAAAACGTTTCAACGGTGATGTGCGGCTCAGCGTGGCCGCCTATAATGCCGGACCGGCACGAATTCGAAAAAAAAAGATCCCACGCATCCCAGAGACAATAGCCTATGTTGCTAAAGTTCTTCGTCAATACAAGGCCTATAAAAAAGAGCGTAAACCACAACGGGCAGCGCCGCGACCCACAGTGGCAATGACCACCAGTATTCGTGTTCGAAAAATAGTAACCGTTAACTAA
- the fsa gene encoding fructose-6-phosphate aldolase: MKFFIDTANIDEINKGLELGMVDGVTTNPSLISKEQRPFTDILADICALVDGPISAEVISLDADGMVTEGRELAAIHENIVIKVPMTEDGLKAVKRLSAENIKTNVTLIFSSTQALLAAKAGATYVSPFVGRIDDLSLDGMELVGDIMTIFANYSLPTEVIVASVRSPQHVAQSALIGADIATIPYKVIAQLAKHPLTDIGMEKFLADWEKRQK; encoded by the coding sequence ATGAAGTTTTTTATAGATACGGCAAATATTGATGAAATCAACAAAGGGCTTGAGCTGGGCATGGTGGACGGTGTTACCACCAACCCGTCGCTTATATCCAAAGAGCAACGCCCCTTTACGGATATCCTTGCCGATATCTGCGCCTTGGTTGATGGCCCGATCAGTGCTGAAGTTATCAGTCTTGATGCTGACGGCATGGTGACCGAGGGTCGCGAACTCGCAGCAATCCATGAAAATATAGTTATCAAGGTCCCGATGACCGAAGATGGTCTGAAAGCGGTAAAACGACTGTCTGCGGAAAACATTAAAACCAATGTGACCCTGATCTTTTCCTCCACCCAGGCTTTGCTTGCTGCCAAAGCAGGAGCAACCTATGTCAGCCCTTTTGTCGGTCGAATTGATGACCTTTCTCTAGACGGTATGGAGTTGGTTGGCGATATCATGACCATCTTTGCCAACTATTCCCTGCCCACCGAAGTAATCGTTGCGTCGGTTCGCAGCCCCCAGCACGTTGCCCAATCAGCATTAATCGGGGCGGATATCGCCACGATTCCTTATAAAGTCATCGCCCAATTAGCCAAGCATCCACTGACTGATATCGGTATGGAAAAATTTCTAGCCGACTGGGAAAAACGACAAAAATAA
- the pgsA gene encoding CDP-diacylglycerol--glycerol-3-phosphate 3-phosphatidyltransferase: MQHLPNLITAFRLLLTALLAILLMLEQKTGMAFLCCLLFTIAAASDWVDGYLARRFEAESTLGKLMDPLADKLLVATALIMLIPLGRLPAWIALVILSREMMVTGLRGLASSSGIVVSASGLGKIKSTLQYIGLGILIFPLDLLPIPYLHQIGLVVLYVALVLTVWSGLDYFYKLRQVFLVEEKGEL; the protein is encoded by the coding sequence ATGCAACACCTGCCAAATCTGATAACCGCTTTCCGTCTTCTGCTCACTGCTCTCCTGGCAATCCTGCTCATGCTTGAGCAGAAAACCGGCATGGCCTTCCTCTGTTGCCTGCTGTTCACCATTGCTGCGGCCTCAGACTGGGTTGACGGCTATCTTGCCCGCCGTTTTGAAGCCGAGAGCACCCTGGGTAAGCTCATGGACCCTTTGGCGGATAAGCTGCTCGTGGCCACGGCTCTTATTATGCTTATACCCCTTGGCCGTCTTCCAGCCTGGATTGCCTTGGTGATCCTCTCCCGCGAAATGATGGTCACCGGCCTCAGAGGCCTTGCCTCATCCTCCGGGATTGTGGTTTCCGCCAGCGGCCTAGGAAAGATCAAATCCACCTTACAGTATATCGGCTTAGGCATACTGATCTTCCCCCTGGACCTCCTGCCTATCCCCTATCTGCACCAAATAGGCCTTGTTGTGCTCTACGTCGCCTTGGTGCTGACTGTTTGGTCAGGACTTGATTATTTCTACAAATTACGTCAAGTTTTTCTTGTGGAAGAGAAGGGGGAGCTGTAG
- a CDS encoding zinc-binding dehydrogenase, with protein MIKVTMGGKTSFSRCNKSLKQKGVFLPVVMDLKELVQIVWTSMRGDKRVKGGVAGESVEDLEFFKELIEAGKLKQVIDRCYPLEQIGEAFRYVEKGHKKGNVVITVGK; from the coding sequence ATGATCAAAGTAACTATGGGAGGCAAGACTTCGTTTTCACGCTGTAATAAATCGCTGAAGCAAAAGGGGGTGTTTCTTCCTGTGGTCATGGATCTGAAGGAACTCGTTCAGATAGTATGGACCTCCATGAGAGGCGATAAACGAGTCAAGGGCGGAGTGGCAGGCGAAAGTGTGGAAGATCTGGAGTTCTTCAAAGAGCTTATTGAGGCGGGAAAGTTGAAACAGGTCATAGATAGGTGTTATCCGCTGGAACAGATTGGCGAGGCTTTTCGGTATGTGGAAAAAGGACATAAAAAGGGAAACGTGGTAATAACTGTGGGAAAATAA